Proteins from one Esox lucius isolate fEsoLuc1 chromosome 19, fEsoLuc1.pri, whole genome shotgun sequence genomic window:
- the LOC114839945 gene encoding uncharacterized protein LOC114839945 isoform X4 — protein MRPAGQQISGRLNMYFVVEFPEENNFTAVVPQTWCTGKTCYWPPYPNTDRIRKASINQETPDLCTWTNHPIIIKKRKDNYTKAHAFYIRAKKGESLDTEPEDGDKKRQRKKNLKYHLDCDDEEEEVGRFPCAPKPPRFDGPPKKKSKQLPSAQPLGLNFKKATDQSEDSVQFHAPPTPMTTSGHQSGGGYRFSTDPTSQDSVQFHAPPTPMTTSGHHSGGGYRFSTDPTSQAKYSANSSQNGNGFLLQHIVNPFSFIETDSVQFHAPPTPMTTSGHQSGAGYGCSSLGPAFQHPENFYRLILQHLRELAEELRDVKQQVSLNTAILQSLTAGTNVDMSIPPDVILPLEDRSMLEDIERELGQNLELTEKLVAYLASRGGRNLKDSVKRIFQSLFTNNLAMGMNWTGSGQKVSFNSLHLKRVIHRAVRKNPATGETTEEALQKEVSRFLKGASDREGGRRQRQRQGEPRAEN, from the exons gttaaatatgtattttgttgttgagttCCCAGAGGAAAACAACTTCACAGCTGTTGTCCCCCAGACCTGGTGCACAGGCAAAACCTGCTACTGGCCTCCCTACCCAAACACAGATAGAATTAGAAAGGCATCAATAAATCAGGAGACACCTGACCTGTGTACCTGGACTAACCATCCCATCAtcataaagaaaagaaaag ATAACTATACAAAAGCCCATGCCTTTTACATTCGGGCAAAAAAAGGTGAAAGCCTGGACACTGAGCCGGAGGATGGGGATAAGAAGCGACAGAGAAA GAAGAATTTGAAATATCACTTGGATTGCGatgatgaggaagaagaggttGGGCGGTTTCCCTGTGCACCGAAACCACCAAGATTTGATGGCCCCCCAAAAAAGA AATCAAAACAACTTCCTTCTGCCCAACCCCTGGGCTTGAACTTTAAAAAAGCCACTGACCAATCTGAAG ATTCAGTCCAGTTCCATGCCCCTCCAACCCCCATGACCACTTCAGGTCACCAATCTGGAG GAGGATATAGGTTCTCCACAGACCCGACATCTCAGG ATTCAGTCCAGTTCCATGCCCCTCCAACCCCCATGACCACTTCAGGTCACCATTCTGGAG GAGGATATAGGTTCTCCACAGACCCGACATCTCAGGCCAAGTACAGTGCAAATTCAAGTCAAAATGGCAATGGTTTCCTCCTCCAACACATAGTaaaccctttttctttcattgaaaCAGATTCAGTCCAGTTCCATGCCCCTCCAACCCCCATGACCACTTCAGGTCACCAATCTGGAG CAGGCTATGGATGCTCATCATTGGGGCCTGCTTTTCAGCATCCTGAAA ACTTCTACAGATTAATACTGCAGCATCTGAGGGAGTTGGCCGAAGAACTGAGGGATGTGAAACAGCAGGTTTCTTTAAACACAGCCATATTACAGAGCCTGACAGCTGGAACCAACGTGGACATGTCCATCCCACCAGACGTCATCCTTCCTCTGGAGGATAGAAGCATGCTGGAGGACATTGAGAGAGAGCTTGGACAAAATCTGGAATTAACAGAGAAAttg GTTGCTTACTTAGCCTCAAGAGGAGGCAGGAACCTAAAGGACTCCGTAAAAAGAATATTTCAGAGCCTTTTCACTAACAACCTCGCCATGGGGATGAACTGGACAGGGTCGGGACAGAAGGTGTCCTTCAACAGCCTCCACCTGAAGAGAGTCATCCACA GAGCGGTAAGGAAGAACCCTGCAACAGGGGAGACAACCGAAGAGGCTCTCCAGAAAGAAGTGAGCCGATTCCTAAAGGGGGCATCAGACCGAGAGGGGGGAAGAAGACAGCGCCAGAGGCAGGGGGAGCCCAGAGCAGAAAATTGA
- the LOC114839945 gene encoding uncharacterized protein LOC114839945 isoform X5, which produces MRPAGQQISGRLNMYFVVEFPEENNFTAVVPQTWCTGKTCYWPPYPNTDRIRKASINQETPDLCTWTNHPIIIKKRKDNYTKAHAFYIRAKKGESLDTEPEDGDKKRQRKKNLKYHLDCDDEEEEVGRFPCAPKPPRFDGPPKKKSKQLPSAQPLGLNFKKATDQSEDSVQFHAPPTPMTTSGHQSGGGYRFSTDPTSQGKYSANSSQNGNGFLLQHIVNPFSFIKTDSVQFHAPPTPMTTSGHHSGGYGCSSLGPAFQHPENFYRLILQHLRELAEELRDVKQQVSLNTAILQSLTAGTNVDMSIPPDVILPLEDRSMLEDIERELGQNLELTEKLVAYLASRGGRNLKDSVKRIFQSLFTNNLAMGMNWTGSGQKVSFNSLHLKRVIHRAVRKNPATGETTEEALQKEVSRFLKGASDREGGRRQRQRQGEPRAEN; this is translated from the exons gttaaatatgtattttgttgttgagttCCCAGAGGAAAACAACTTCACAGCTGTTGTCCCCCAGACCTGGTGCACAGGCAAAACCTGCTACTGGCCTCCCTACCCAAACACAGATAGAATTAGAAAGGCATCAATAAATCAGGAGACACCTGACCTGTGTACCTGGACTAACCATCCCATCAtcataaagaaaagaaaag ATAACTATACAAAAGCCCATGCCTTTTACATTCGGGCAAAAAAAGGTGAAAGCCTGGACACTGAGCCGGAGGATGGGGATAAGAAGCGACAGAGAAA GAAGAATTTGAAATATCACTTGGATTGCGatgatgaggaagaagaggttGGGCGGTTTCCCTGTGCACCGAAACCACCAAGATTTGATGGCCCCCCAAAAAAGA AATCAAAACAACTTCCTTCTGCCCAACCCCTGGGCTTGAACTTTAAAAAAGCCACTGACCAATCTGAAG ATTCAGTCCAGTTCCATGCCCCTCCAACCCCCATGACCACTTCAGGTCACCAATCTGGAG GAGGATATAGGTTCTCCACAGACCCGACATCTCAGGGCAAGTACAGTGCAAATTCAAGTCAAAATGGCAATGGTTTCCTCCTCCAACACATAGTaaaccctttttctttcattaaaaCAGATTCAGTCCAGTTCCATGCCCCTCCAACCCCCATGACCACTTCAGGTCACCATTCTGGAG GCTATGGATGCTCATCATTGGGGCCTGCTTTTCAGCATCCTGAAA ACTTCTACAGATTAATACTGCAGCATCTGAGGGAGTTGGCCGAAGAACTGAGGGATGTGAAACAGCAGGTTTCTTTAAACACAGCCATATTACAGAGCCTGACAGCTGGAACCAACGTGGACATGTCCATCCCACCAGACGTCATCCTTCCTCTGGAGGATAGAAGCATGCTGGAGGACATTGAGAGAGAGCTTGGACAAAATCTGGAATTAACAGAGAAAttg GTTGCTTACTTAGCCTCAAGAGGAGGCAGGAACCTAAAGGACTCCGTAAAAAGAATATTTCAGAGCCTTTTCACTAACAACCTCGCCATGGGGATGAACTGGACAGGGTCGGGACAGAAGGTGTCCTTCAACAGCCTCCACCTGAAGAGAGTCATCCACA GAGCGGTAAGGAAGAACCCTGCAACAGGGGAGACAACCGAAGAGGCTCTCCAGAAAGAAGTGAGCCGATTCCTAAAGGGGGCATCAGACCGAGAGGGGGGAAGAAGACAGCGCCAGAGGCAGGGGGAGCCCAGAGCAGAAAATTGA
- the LOC114839945 gene encoding uncharacterized protein LOC114839945 isoform X1 codes for MRPAGQQISGRLNMYFVVEFPEENNFTAVVPQTWCTGKTCYWPPYPNTDRIRKASINQETPDLCTWTNHPIIIKKRKDNYTKAHAFYIRAKKGESLDTEPEDGDKKRQRKKNLKYHLDCDDEEEEVGRFPCAPKPPRFDGPPKKKSKQLPSAQPLGLNFKKATDQSEDSVQFHAPPTPMTTSGHQSGGGYRFSTDPTSQGKYSANSSQNGNGFLLQHIVNPFSFIKTDSVQFHAPPTPMTTSGHHSGGGYRFSTDPTSQAKYSANSSQNGNGFLLQHIVNPFSFIETDSVQFHAPPTPMTTSGHQSGAGYGCSSLGPAFQHPENFYRLILQHLRELAEELRDVKQQVSLNTAILQSLTAGTNVDMSIPPDVILPLEDRSMLEDIERELGQNLELTEKLVAYLASRGGRNLKDSVKRIFQSLFTNNLAMGMNWTGSGQKVSFNSLHLKRVIHRAVRKNPATGETTEEALQKEVSRFLKGASDREGGRRQRQRQGEPRAEN; via the exons gttaaatatgtattttgttgttgagttCCCAGAGGAAAACAACTTCACAGCTGTTGTCCCCCAGACCTGGTGCACAGGCAAAACCTGCTACTGGCCTCCCTACCCAAACACAGATAGAATTAGAAAGGCATCAATAAATCAGGAGACACCTGACCTGTGTACCTGGACTAACCATCCCATCAtcataaagaaaagaaaag ATAACTATACAAAAGCCCATGCCTTTTACATTCGGGCAAAAAAAGGTGAAAGCCTGGACACTGAGCCGGAGGATGGGGATAAGAAGCGACAGAGAAA GAAGAATTTGAAATATCACTTGGATTGCGatgatgaggaagaagaggttGGGCGGTTTCCCTGTGCACCGAAACCACCAAGATTTGATGGCCCCCCAAAAAAGA AATCAAAACAACTTCCTTCTGCCCAACCCCTGGGCTTGAACTTTAAAAAAGCCACTGACCAATCTGAAG ATTCAGTCCAGTTCCATGCCCCTCCAACCCCCATGACCACTTCAGGTCACCAATCTGGAG GAGGATATAGGTTCTCCACAGACCCGACATCTCAGGGCAAGTACAGTGCAAATTCAAGTCAAAATGGCAATGGTTTCCTCCTCCAACACATAGTaaaccctttttctttcattaaaaCAGATTCAGTCCAGTTCCATGCCCCTCCAACCCCCATGACCACTTCAGGTCACCATTCTGGAG GAGGATATAGGTTCTCCACAGACCCGACATCTCAGGCCAAGTACAGTGCAAATTCAAGTCAAAATGGCAATGGTTTCCTCCTCCAACACATAGTaaaccctttttctttcattgaaaCAGATTCAGTCCAGTTCCATGCCCCTCCAACCCCCATGACCACTTCAGGTCACCAATCTGGAG CAGGCTATGGATGCTCATCATTGGGGCCTGCTTTTCAGCATCCTGAAA ACTTCTACAGATTAATACTGCAGCATCTGAGGGAGTTGGCCGAAGAACTGAGGGATGTGAAACAGCAGGTTTCTTTAAACACAGCCATATTACAGAGCCTGACAGCTGGAACCAACGTGGACATGTCCATCCCACCAGACGTCATCCTTCCTCTGGAGGATAGAAGCATGCTGGAGGACATTGAGAGAGAGCTTGGACAAAATCTGGAATTAACAGAGAAAttg GTTGCTTACTTAGCCTCAAGAGGAGGCAGGAACCTAAAGGACTCCGTAAAAAGAATATTTCAGAGCCTTTTCACTAACAACCTCGCCATGGGGATGAACTGGACAGGGTCGGGACAGAAGGTGTCCTTCAACAGCCTCCACCTGAAGAGAGTCATCCACA GAGCGGTAAGGAAGAACCCTGCAACAGGGGAGACAACCGAAGAGGCTCTCCAGAAAGAAGTGAGCCGATTCCTAAAGGGGGCATCAGACCGAGAGGGGGGAAGAAGACAGCGCCAGAGGCAGGGGGAGCCCAGAGCAGAAAATTGA
- the LOC114839945 gene encoding uncharacterized protein LOC114839945 isoform X3 — translation MYFVVEFPEENNFTAVVPQTWCTGKTCYWPPYPNTDRIRKASINQETPDLCTWTNHPIIIKKRKDNYTKAHAFYIRAKKGESLDTEPEDGDKKRQRKKNLKYHLDCDDEEEEVGRFPCAPKPPRFDGPPKKKSKQLPSAQPLGLNFKKATDQSEDSVQFHAPPTPMTTSGHQSGGGYRFSTDPTSQGKYSANSSQNGNGFLLQHIVNPFSFIKTDSVQFHAPPTPMTTSGHHSGGGYRFSTDPTSQAKYSANSSQNGNGFLLQHIVNPFSFIETDSVQFHAPPTPMTTSGHQSGAGYGCSSLGPAFQHPENFYRLILQHLRELAEELRDVKQQVSLNTAILQSLTAGTNVDMSIPPDVILPLEDRSMLEDIERELGQNLELTEKLVAYLASRGGRNLKDSVKRIFQSLFTNNLAMGMNWTGSGQKVSFNSLHLKRVIHRAVRKNPATGETTEEALQKEVSRFLKGASDREGGRRQRQRQGEPRAEN, via the exons atgtattttgttgttgagttCCCAGAGGAAAACAACTTCACAGCTGTTGTCCCCCAGACCTGGTGCACAGGCAAAACCTGCTACTGGCCTCCCTACCCAAACACAGATAGAATTAGAAAGGCATCAATAAATCAGGAGACACCTGACCTGTGTACCTGGACTAACCATCCCATCAtcataaagaaaagaaaag ATAACTATACAAAAGCCCATGCCTTTTACATTCGGGCAAAAAAAGGTGAAAGCCTGGACACTGAGCCGGAGGATGGGGATAAGAAGCGACAGAGAAA GAAGAATTTGAAATATCACTTGGATTGCGatgatgaggaagaagaggttGGGCGGTTTCCCTGTGCACCGAAACCACCAAGATTTGATGGCCCCCCAAAAAAGA AATCAAAACAACTTCCTTCTGCCCAACCCCTGGGCTTGAACTTTAAAAAAGCCACTGACCAATCTGAAG ATTCAGTCCAGTTCCATGCCCCTCCAACCCCCATGACCACTTCAGGTCACCAATCTGGAG GAGGATATAGGTTCTCCACAGACCCGACATCTCAGGGCAAGTACAGTGCAAATTCAAGTCAAAATGGCAATGGTTTCCTCCTCCAACACATAGTaaaccctttttctttcattaaaaCAGATTCAGTCCAGTTCCATGCCCCTCCAACCCCCATGACCACTTCAGGTCACCATTCTGGAG GAGGATATAGGTTCTCCACAGACCCGACATCTCAGGCCAAGTACAGTGCAAATTCAAGTCAAAATGGCAATGGTTTCCTCCTCCAACACATAGTaaaccctttttctttcattgaaaCAGATTCAGTCCAGTTCCATGCCCCTCCAACCCCCATGACCACTTCAGGTCACCAATCTGGAG CAGGCTATGGATGCTCATCATTGGGGCCTGCTTTTCAGCATCCTGAAA ACTTCTACAGATTAATACTGCAGCATCTGAGGGAGTTGGCCGAAGAACTGAGGGATGTGAAACAGCAGGTTTCTTTAAACACAGCCATATTACAGAGCCTGACAGCTGGAACCAACGTGGACATGTCCATCCCACCAGACGTCATCCTTCCTCTGGAGGATAGAAGCATGCTGGAGGACATTGAGAGAGAGCTTGGACAAAATCTGGAATTAACAGAGAAAttg GTTGCTTACTTAGCCTCAAGAGGAGGCAGGAACCTAAAGGACTCCGTAAAAAGAATATTTCAGAGCCTTTTCACTAACAACCTCGCCATGGGGATGAACTGGACAGGGTCGGGACAGAAGGTGTCCTTCAACAGCCTCCACCTGAAGAGAGTCATCCACA GAGCGGTAAGGAAGAACCCTGCAACAGGGGAGACAACCGAAGAGGCTCTCCAGAAAGAAGTGAGCCGATTCCTAAAGGGGGCATCAGACCGAGAGGGGGGAAGAAGACAGCGCCAGAGGCAGGGGGAGCCCAGAGCAGAAAATTGA
- the LOC114839945 gene encoding uncharacterized protein LOC114839945 isoform X2: MRPAGQQISGRLNMYFVVEFPEENNFTAVVPQTWCTGKTCYWPPYPNTDRIRKASINQETPDLCTWTNHPIIIKKRKDNYTKAHAFYIRAKKGESLDTEPEDGDKKRQRKKNLKYHLDCDDEEEEVGRFPCAPKPPRFDGPPKKKSKQLPSAQPLGLNFKKATDQSEDSVQFHAPPTPMTTSGHQSGGGYRFSTDPTSQGKYSANSSQNGNGFLLQHIVNPFSFIKTDSVQFHAPPTPMTTSGHHSGGGYRFSTDPTSQAKYSANSSQNGNGFLLQHIVNPFSFIETDSVQFHAPPTPMTTSGHQSGGYGCSSLGPAFQHPENFYRLILQHLRELAEELRDVKQQVSLNTAILQSLTAGTNVDMSIPPDVILPLEDRSMLEDIERELGQNLELTEKLVAYLASRGGRNLKDSVKRIFQSLFTNNLAMGMNWTGSGQKVSFNSLHLKRVIHRAVRKNPATGETTEEALQKEVSRFLKGASDREGGRRQRQRQGEPRAEN; encoded by the exons gttaaatatgtattttgttgttgagttCCCAGAGGAAAACAACTTCACAGCTGTTGTCCCCCAGACCTGGTGCACAGGCAAAACCTGCTACTGGCCTCCCTACCCAAACACAGATAGAATTAGAAAGGCATCAATAAATCAGGAGACACCTGACCTGTGTACCTGGACTAACCATCCCATCAtcataaagaaaagaaaag ATAACTATACAAAAGCCCATGCCTTTTACATTCGGGCAAAAAAAGGTGAAAGCCTGGACACTGAGCCGGAGGATGGGGATAAGAAGCGACAGAGAAA GAAGAATTTGAAATATCACTTGGATTGCGatgatgaggaagaagaggttGGGCGGTTTCCCTGTGCACCGAAACCACCAAGATTTGATGGCCCCCCAAAAAAGA AATCAAAACAACTTCCTTCTGCCCAACCCCTGGGCTTGAACTTTAAAAAAGCCACTGACCAATCTGAAG ATTCAGTCCAGTTCCATGCCCCTCCAACCCCCATGACCACTTCAGGTCACCAATCTGGAG GAGGATATAGGTTCTCCACAGACCCGACATCTCAGGGCAAGTACAGTGCAAATTCAAGTCAAAATGGCAATGGTTTCCTCCTCCAACACATAGTaaaccctttttctttcattaaaaCAGATTCAGTCCAGTTCCATGCCCCTCCAACCCCCATGACCACTTCAGGTCACCATTCTGGAG GAGGATATAGGTTCTCCACAGACCCGACATCTCAGGCCAAGTACAGTGCAAATTCAAGTCAAAATGGCAATGGTTTCCTCCTCCAACACATAGTaaaccctttttctttcattgaaaCAGATTCAGTCCAGTTCCATGCCCCTCCAACCCCCATGACCACTTCAGGTCACCAATCTGGAG GCTATGGATGCTCATCATTGGGGCCTGCTTTTCAGCATCCTGAAA ACTTCTACAGATTAATACTGCAGCATCTGAGGGAGTTGGCCGAAGAACTGAGGGATGTGAAACAGCAGGTTTCTTTAAACACAGCCATATTACAGAGCCTGACAGCTGGAACCAACGTGGACATGTCCATCCCACCAGACGTCATCCTTCCTCTGGAGGATAGAAGCATGCTGGAGGACATTGAGAGAGAGCTTGGACAAAATCTGGAATTAACAGAGAAAttg GTTGCTTACTTAGCCTCAAGAGGAGGCAGGAACCTAAAGGACTCCGTAAAAAGAATATTTCAGAGCCTTTTCACTAACAACCTCGCCATGGGGATGAACTGGACAGGGTCGGGACAGAAGGTGTCCTTCAACAGCCTCCACCTGAAGAGAGTCATCCACA GAGCGGTAAGGAAGAACCCTGCAACAGGGGAGACAACCGAAGAGGCTCTCCAGAAAGAAGTGAGCCGATTCCTAAAGGGGGCATCAGACCGAGAGGGGGGAAGAAGACAGCGCCAGAGGCAGGGGGAGCCCAGAGCAGAAAATTGA